From Armatimonadota bacterium, a single genomic window includes:
- a CDS encoding DUF2007 domain-containing protein, with translation MNTEDHGQGENLVVVFRAPDEVTANIVKGILEGENIPVVLESRMVPMYDGVFKTSVGYWGDVVVPRRYADKSREIIEAQVPSPEGED, from the coding sequence ATGAATACTGAAGATCATGGTCAGGGCGAAAATCTTGTAGTCGTATTCAGAGCGCCCGATGAAGTCACGGCTAATATCGTCAAGGGCATACTTGAGGGTGAGAATATACCCGTGGTGCTCGAATCGCGCATGGTGCCTATGTATGATGGGGTATTCAAGACGAGCGTGGGTTATTGGGGAGATGTAGTCGTGCCCAGGCGATATGCGGATAAAAGCAGAGAAATAATCGAAGCGCAAGTCCCCTCTCCTGAGGGAGAGGATTAG
- a CDS encoding PaaI family thioesterase encodes MSEISQLNNDDGCFACGKSNPIGLHLEFGQEDGEYVTYFTPAKEHQGWLGITHGGIVCTVLDEVMARAVYELGCNAVTAELTVRMKRPAPTGARLRFAGRIVSENHRIIDCSARATDENGQVIAEATARMMRVKSR; translated from the coding sequence ATGAGTGAGATCTCGCAACTAAATAATGACGACGGCTGCTTCGCATGCGGCAAGTCCAACCCCATCGGTCTTCATCTGGAGTTCGGGCAGGAGGATGGAGAGTACGTCACCTATTTCACACCTGCTAAGGAGCATCAGGGCTGGCTCGGTATCACCCACGGCGGTATAGTCTGTACGGTTTTGGACGAAGTAATGGCGCGCGCCGTATATGAACTGGGGTGCAATGCGGTGACTGCAGAGCTGACCGTGCGAATGAAGCGGCCTGCGCCCACAGGTGCAAGACTGCGCTTTGCCGGACGGATAGTCTCCGAGAACCACCGGATAATCGACTGCTCCGCTCGCGCGACTGACGAGAATGGTCAAGTCATAGCTGAGGCGACTGCCCGGATGATGAGGGTAAAGTCAAGATAG
- a CDS encoding DUF2795 domain-containing protein yields MRSRMVKSTANLMDFLKDVDYPASKDEIIALAEDHMVAKDIMSRLDQLPDREYISLADVTSEVPV; encoded by the coding sequence ATGAGAAGCCGAATGGTCAAAAGTACGGCCAACCTGATGGACTTCTTAAAGGATGTGGACTACCCCGCAAGCAAAGACGAGATCATAGCTCTTGCGGAGGATCACATGGTCGCCAAAGATATCATGAGCAGGCTGGACCAGCTCCCGGACAGGGAATATATCAGCCTTGCCGATGTCACCAGCGAGGTGCCTGTTTGA
- a CDS encoding phosphoenolpyruvate carboxykinase (ATP), which produces MDKAILDEIKLVAGGLGAQPNVERLMPEEIKMRAEKFCRRTVFGSCNYVSSAKTLSTALTVYLGSEHVETGVYTQKKRDIKKGALQTIRSVHEYLKKAPMVHTSGTLGKDSDFTPQCAFYVSKYRRDGIRVAHMVMESLFPPIADREPDLTVVFIPEWQEKDRQVLVFPEIGVTYVLGTDYFGEAKNAFLRMAMWRAKEKGMLGLHAGTKILKARSTEENIRKLGMMMFGIAATGKTTHSCHNHDLTAPGEGIEILQDDVVFWKRDGSALGSEKAFYIKTENLSPETQPLLYDAAVQEDAILENVMVDYLGNVYFEDRTLTANGHGLVQRGALSPYCSDSINMPPIDELDGLIMVFMTRSNAVVPIVSKLTCEQAAVAFMLSESIDASGSDQQGPGTPTRGISASPLVIGEASEDCNRFYQMLKANGDQIECYMLNTGGVGEIVEHGLDGTRRVLQKVTRVQIPEMASIIRSIARGTIKWQEDANWMVQTPEYVDGMDITKFDLDRHYTQDRIDASIAAIRLDRAEYAAQLPGLDPAIQAAVEF; this is translated from the coding sequence TTGGATAAAGCAATTCTGGATGAGATAAAACTTGTAGCCGGGGGGCTTGGCGCACAGCCGAATGTAGAGCGCCTGATGCCTGAAGAAATAAAAATGCGCGCAGAGAAGTTCTGCAGGCGCACAGTATTCGGAAGCTGCAACTATGTCTCATCTGCCAAGACCCTCAGCACGGCCCTCACAGTGTATCTGGGCAGCGAGCACGTGGAAACCGGGGTCTACACGCAAAAGAAACGCGACATCAAAAAAGGCGCGCTGCAGACAATCAGATCGGTCCATGAGTATCTGAAAAAAGCTCCTATGGTACACACATCCGGCACGTTGGGCAAGGACAGCGACTTCACTCCACAGTGCGCATTTTACGTCTCCAAATATCGCAGGGACGGCATACGCGTGGCGCATATGGTTATGGAGAGTCTCTTCCCGCCGATTGCTGACCGTGAACCCGACCTGACAGTGGTCTTCATCCCCGAGTGGCAGGAAAAGGACCGCCAGGTGCTGGTCTTTCCTGAGATCGGGGTCACATATGTCCTGGGCACCGATTATTTCGGCGAAGCCAAAAACGCATTCTTGAGAATGGCAATGTGGCGCGCAAAGGAAAAGGGCATGCTCGGGTTGCATGCCGGCACAAAAATCCTCAAAGCGCGCAGCACAGAAGAAAATATCCGCAAGCTTGGGATGATGATGTTCGGGATTGCAGCAACAGGCAAGACCACCCACTCATGCCACAATCATGACCTCACTGCGCCCGGCGAGGGCATCGAGATATTGCAGGACGATGTAGTATTCTGGAAGCGTGACGGATCGGCTCTGGGCAGTGAAAAGGCTTTCTATATAAAGACCGAAAACCTCAGCCCTGAGACTCAGCCACTGCTCTATGACGCGGCTGTCCAGGAGGATGCGATCCTTGAAAATGTGATGGTCGACTACCTCGGCAACGTCTATTTTGAGGACCGGACTCTCACAGCCAACGGCCATGGCCTGGTCCAGCGCGGTGCGCTGTCGCCCTACTGCAGTGACTCGATCAACATGCCGCCGATAGATGAACTGGACGGGCTGATTATGGTGTTTATGACGCGCAGCAATGCTGTTGTGCCCATTGTAAGCAAGCTTACATGCGAGCAGGCGGCAGTGGCATTTATGCTGAGCGAATCAATTGATGCATCCGGAAGTGATCAGCAGGGGCCTGGAACCCCCACCCGCGGGATCAGCGCCAGCCCACTGGTCATCGGCGAAGCATCGGAGGACTGCAACAGGTTCTATCAGATGCTCAAGGCCAATGGCGACCAAATCGAGTGCTATATGCTCAACACCGGCGGCGTCGGAGAGATAGTCGAGCACGGACTGGATGGGACAAGGCGCGTGCTTCAAAAAGTGACGCGCGTCCAGATACCCGAAATGGCCTCGATCATAAGAAGCATTGCAAGAGGCACAATCAAATGGCAAGAGGATGCGAATTGGATGGTCCAGACGCCTGAATATGTAGATGGCATGGATATAACCAAATTCGACCTGGATCGGCACTATACTCAGGACCGTATCGACGCCTCAATAGCAGCTATCAGGCTCGACAGAGCAGAATACGCCGCACAGCTTCCCGGCCTCGACCCTGCGATCCAGGCAGCCGTAGAATTCTAA
- a CDS encoding class I SAM-dependent methyltransferase produces MDKIPEWLYDEVKTFGTDYSQVQEAAAYEQRSRSQDRDAVNDFILNYLDLDDSKVVLDFGAGFGSFAMAAAARCKKVIAVDISPAMTDLAAKLAREIGLTNIEFHTAGFLTYEHASTPLDGVVCCGALHHLPDFWKQVAVNRMYAMLKPGGKMHFEDHVLSFEVNQYPQVLDDLIERNKGSVDANGRNIMAVLMRDEFPTCDWIMEGMIERAGFTIVNKKYGKTGFRGFYQCLK; encoded by the coding sequence ATGGACAAAATTCCCGAGTGGCTGTATGACGAAGTGAAGACTTTCGGCACGGATTACAGCCAGGTCCAAGAAGCAGCCGCGTATGAGCAGCGAAGCCGCAGCCAGGATAGAGACGCCGTCAATGATTTCATACTGAACTACCTCGACCTTGATGATAGCAAGGTCGTTCTGGACTTCGGTGCGGGGTTCGGTTCATTTGCAATGGCAGCGGCTGCACGCTGTAAAAAAGTCATCGCAGTAGACATTTCTCCTGCAATGACGGATCTGGCTGCAAAACTGGCTCGGGAAATAGGCCTAACCAATATCGAATTTCACACAGCAGGCTTTCTGACCTATGAACATGCGAGTACGCCGCTTGACGGTGTGGTATGCTGCGGCGCACTGCACCATCTGCCCGACTTTTGGAAACAGGTAGCCGTCAATCGTATGTATGCAATGCTCAAACCCGGCGGCAAGATGCATTTTGAAGACCACGTGCTCTCTTTCGAAGTCAATCAATACCCGCAAGTACTCGATGACCTCATCGAAAGGAATAAAGGCAGCGTCGATGCGAACGGGCGTAATATTATGGCTGTGCTTATGCGGGATGAGTTTCCTACTTGCGACTGGATAATGGAAGGCATGATAGAGCGCGCCGGTTTTACCATTGTCAATAAGAAATATGGCAAGACCGGGTTCCGCGGGTTCTATCAGTGCCTAAAATAA
- a CDS encoding alpha-L-fucosidase translates to MSKQLANMSLVKQPETQKNMMEVTPLVHNGRLLLLECVRPAEGPNEAHYLQIKDVETGDILTQFAQGYGLACAIIHDNKFYVFASRHENNDWNDVTVFYSGDLKHWESKLVIEQEPTEHLFNTSVCWADGRFVMAYETNDPQYVAFTILFAESKDLLNWTKISNAGSYKDRYTACPCLRYMEGYFYMLYLEHMTPDWRFDTYMTRSKDLINWELSPRNPILTAEGDEGINASDPDLVEFEDKVYLYYATGDQKTWANSKRAIFDGTLTDFFHWCYTKPDLHYAAPEVLWKGTVIEGPLKTDWPPLTADQEHFKDMKFGIFIHWGLYSILGHGEWAVFRENIPFEEYDRQADTFKPEKFDAAQWVKLASESGAKYMTFGTKHHDGYCLFDSHLTDHTTVKTGPHRDIADELSKACAAGDMELMFYYSMIDWHFPDFAPQLPEYTRYMEGQVDELCSRYGNVAGFWFDMGSLLGRYRGQKALETIRSKQPHAVVMSCDFIAVERDMTNICNYDSQGRLVMSPMPEPSRDFWPIEVCDTMNDNWGYTPSDMNYRSSEELIRQLVTVVGKGANLLLNVGPTPSGEFPPEQIDRLKDIGKFMERNGKAIYSTRPADLPQQTWGYAVSKDNSIYLHILDCSENTVIVKGLANGVKSVQNIDGRSVEWKYVEDGLYLTIPAECVDPVDTVLEIITAVS, encoded by the coding sequence TTGAGCAAACAACTGGCAAACATGAGTCTGGTCAAACAGCCCGAAACACAGAAAAACATGATGGAAGTGACGCCGCTGGTCCATAACGGCCGGCTGCTGCTTTTGGAGTGTGTCCGCCCTGCCGAGGGTCCGAATGAAGCACATTATCTGCAAATAAAAGATGTCGAGACAGGCGATATACTCACACAGTTCGCTCAGGGATATGGCTTGGCCTGCGCGATTATCCATGACAATAAGTTCTATGTATTTGCATCCCGCCATGAGAACAACGACTGGAACGACGTCACAGTCTTTTATTCGGGCGACCTCAAGCATTGGGAGAGCAAGCTCGTGATCGAGCAGGAACCTACTGAGCATCTGTTCAACACATCCGTCTGCTGGGCGGACGGACGGTTTGTGATGGCCTATGAGACCAACGACCCGCAATATGTAGCGTTCACGATTCTCTTCGCCGAGTCCAAAGACCTGCTCAACTGGACGAAGATATCCAACGCCGGCTCATATAAAGACCGCTACACGGCCTGCCCGTGCCTGCGCTATATGGAGGGGTATTTCTATATGCTCTACCTGGAGCATATGACTCCTGACTGGCGGTTCGACACTTATATGACCCGTTCAAAGGACCTGATAAACTGGGAACTCTCCCCGCGCAACCCGATACTCACAGCCGAAGGCGATGAGGGTATAAATGCATCGGACCCGGACCTGGTCGAGTTTGAGGACAAAGTGTATCTCTACTACGCCACAGGCGACCAAAAGACCTGGGCAAACTCCAAGCGGGCGATATTCGACGGCACTCTCACCGATTTCTTCCACTGGTGCTACACTAAGCCGGACCTGCATTATGCCGCGCCGGAAGTCCTCTGGAAGGGAACAGTGATCGAAGGGCCGCTCAAAACAGACTGGCCGCCGCTCACTGCCGACCAGGAGCACTTCAAGGATATGAAGTTCGGTATATTCATCCACTGGGGGCTGTACTCGATCCTGGGACACGGCGAGTGGGCGGTATTCAGAGAAAATATTCCTTTCGAGGAGTATGACCGCCAGGCGGATACATTTAAGCCTGAAAAGTTCGATGCGGCGCAGTGGGTTAAGTTGGCAAGTGAGTCCGGCGCAAAGTATATGACTTTCGGCACGAAGCACCACGACGGCTACTGCCTCTTCGACAGCCACCTGACGGACCACACCACAGTCAAGACCGGCCCGCATCGGGATATTGCTGATGAACTGAGCAAGGCGTGCGCGGCGGGCGATATGGAGCTAATGTTCTATTATTCAATGATAGACTGGCATTTCCCCGACTTCGCTCCCCAGTTGCCTGAATATACCCGCTACATGGAGGGTCAGGTCGATGAACTCTGCTCGCGTTATGGCAACGTGGCCGGGTTCTGGTTCGACATGGGCTCCCTGCTTGGGCGCTACCGCGGCCAGAAAGCCCTTGAAACCATTCGCAGCAAGCAGCCTCATGCGGTTGTCATGTCCTGTGACTTCATAGCAGTCGAACGCGATATGACCAACATCTGCAATTATGACTCCCAGGGGCGTCTGGTGATGTCGCCGATGCCCGAGCCGAGCCGTGATTTCTGGCCTATCGAGGTCTGCGACACCATGAACGATAACTGGGGATACACTCCATCCGATATGAACTATCGATCATCGGAAGAGCTGATCCGGCAGCTTGTGACAGTGGTGGGCAAGGGCGCTAACCTGCTGCTCAATGTCGGACCCACCCCATCCGGTGAATTTCCACCTGAGCAGATAGACAGGCTCAAGGATATCGGGAAGTTCATGGAGCGCAATGGAAAGGCGATCTACTCGACCCGTCCCGCCGACCTTCCGCAGCAGACCTGGGGTTATGCTGTGAGCAAAGACAACAGCATATATCTGCACATTCTCGACTGCTCAGAGAATACAGTTATTGTAAAGGGTCTTGCGAATGGAGTGAAATCTGTGCAGAACATTGACGGCAGGTCTGTTGAGTGGAAATATGTAGAAGACGGGCTGTATCTCACGATACCGGCGGAGTGTGTTGACCCTGTGGATACGGTTCTGGAGATTATTACCGCAGTGTCATAG
- a CDS encoding DUF2207 domain-containing protein: protein MKTLKHVLIAVALLYTTPVMAWQITSYDTRLDIQKDGGVIVAETITADFTNDPHHGIYRDIPLSGKDRYGNNYRIRETTLSVTDNTGAAQTYKQTASGGKIDIRIGDADILLDRPKTYVIKYKLWRAVHFFDDYDEVYLNVVGPEWEVPVNNATCVVTIPNGAKANSIRTASYTGAFGSTSSDGFSDVADSRTARFWMKRAINPGESMTIVVGWPKGLVIQPSFSQEAKWFVSDNGYFFLPPIFLLGLWLLWLKEGRDPDTGKSEMTVYDPPESMSPAEIGTLIDERVDMRDITASIIDLAVRGYIKIESEKVKSFISTKTDYTLRLTKPNDEIKKDQNLSDFDKLLINALFNGMDFCIVSSLAQKFYAHIPLLQDMLYDSMVERGYFNSRPDRVRKSYLGIGAPIAVFGFFGGFILSSGDMPLHISVGWVFAIAVCGVMLAISSWVMPKKTAKGKDALLGVKGFEEYLSRAERAEIEYQERQGYFEKFLPYAIALDIAERWAQAFDGLQTKPPEWYEGYDGTFHPTIFAHDLNVATYSWGSNMASQPRSNGSGGSSFFGGGSGFSGGFSGGGCGGGGGGGW, encoded by the coding sequence ATGAAGACACTCAAGCATGTTCTGATCGCAGTTGCTCTACTTTACACTACACCGGTAATGGCGTGGCAGATCACAAGTTACGACACGCGCTTGGATATTCAAAAAGACGGCGGCGTGATAGTCGCCGAGACCATCACTGCAGACTTCACGAACGATCCGCATCACGGTATCTATCGCGACATTCCACTTTCGGGCAAGGACAGATACGGCAACAATTATCGAATCAGAGAAACAACCCTTAGCGTAACTGACAATACGGGCGCAGCGCAGACATACAAGCAGACGGCTTCAGGCGGAAAGATCGACATAAGAATAGGCGATGCCGATATCCTGTTGGATAGGCCGAAGACGTATGTCATTAAATATAAGCTCTGGCGGGCTGTGCATTTCTTTGACGATTACGACGAGGTATATTTGAATGTAGTCGGGCCGGAGTGGGAAGTGCCGGTCAATAACGCGACCTGCGTAGTGACTATCCCAAACGGTGCAAAAGCCAACTCGATCCGGACGGCTTCATACACCGGCGCGTTCGGCTCCACAAGCTCGGACGGCTTCAGCGACGTTGCCGACAGCCGCACGGCCAGGTTCTGGATGAAACGTGCGATCAACCCCGGCGAGTCGATGACTATAGTCGTAGGCTGGCCGAAAGGTCTGGTGATCCAGCCGAGCTTTTCGCAGGAGGCGAAGTGGTTCGTCTCGGACAACGGCTATTTCTTCCTGCCACCTATCTTCTTGCTTGGTCTGTGGCTCCTATGGCTCAAAGAAGGGCGCGACCCCGATACCGGCAAGAGCGAGATGACTGTCTATGATCCACCGGAGAGTATGAGCCCGGCGGAGATCGGCACATTGATAGACGAGCGCGTCGATATGCGGGATATAACCGCCTCGATTATAGACCTTGCGGTGCGAGGATATATCAAGATCGAATCCGAGAAGGTGAAGAGTTTCATCTCGACAAAAACCGATTACACTCTCAGACTCACAAAACCGAATGATGAAATCAAGAAAGACCAAAATCTCAGCGATTTTGATAAACTGCTCATCAATGCCCTCTTTAATGGCATGGATTTCTGCATTGTATCGAGCCTTGCCCAAAAGTTTTATGCCCATATTCCGCTCCTGCAGGATATGCTTTATGACTCGATGGTCGAACGGGGTTATTTCAACAGCAGGCCGGACCGGGTCCGCAAGAGCTATCTGGGCATAGGAGCGCCAATTGCAGTGTTTGGATTTTTCGGAGGATTCATACTCAGTTCAGGTGATATGCCGCTGCATATATCAGTAGGTTGGGTATTCGCAATAGCGGTCTGCGGGGTCATGCTGGCAATCTCCTCCTGGGTCATGCCCAAAAAGACCGCTAAAGGTAAGGATGCACTGCTTGGCGTGAAGGGTTTTGAGGAGTATCTTTCGCGCGCAGAGCGAGCCGAGATCGAATATCAGGAGAGGCAGGGCTACTTCGAGAAATTCCTGCCGTATGCTATAGCGCTCGATATCGCCGAGAGATGGGCGCAGGCATTTGATGGGCTGCAGACCAAACCACCTGAATGGTATGAGGGCTATGACGGCACATTCCACCCGACAATTTTCGCCCATGACTTGAATGTCGCCACATATAGCTGGGGCAGCAATATGGCTTCACAGCCAAGGTCAAACGGCAGTGGCGGTTCAAGCTTCTTCGGTGGCGGCAGCGGTTTTTCAGGCGGTTTCTCCGGCGGCGGATGCGGCGGAGGAGGTGGCGGCGGATGGTAG
- a CDS encoding LemA family protein produces the protein MWIILGVIFAALVYVVLTYNAFASLRNRARNAWADVDVQLKRRHDLVPNLVAAVQGYASHEKSVFEDVANLRAKAAQLEGIGEKAGAENDLSGAIKSIFAVAESYPELKADANFRDLQKQLTDIEDHIQYARRYYNAVVRDINTKCEMFPSNLVAGWFGFGRQEYFGAADDERESPHIKMEER, from the coding sequence ATGTGGATAATTTTAGGTGTCATATTCGCGGCACTTGTTTATGTTGTTTTGACTTATAACGCCTTCGCATCGCTGCGCAACAGAGCGAGAAACGCCTGGGCAGATGTGGACGTCCAGCTCAAGCGCAGGCATGACCTCGTGCCGAACCTTGTGGCGGCTGTGCAGGGTTACGCCTCCCACGAGAAGAGTGTGTTTGAGGATGTAGCAAATCTCAGGGCAAAAGCTGCTCAACTTGAAGGCATAGGTGAGAAGGCAGGCGCTGAGAACGATCTATCCGGCGCGATAAAGTCAATATTTGCTGTTGCTGAGAGTTACCCTGAGCTTAAGGCCGACGCTAACTTCCGCGACCTCCAAAAGCAGCTTACAGATATTGAGGACCACATCCAATACGCCCGCCGATACTACAACGCGGTGGTGCGCGATATAAACACAAAGTGCGAGATGTTTCCGTCCAACCTGGTCGCGGGCTGGTTCGGGTTCGGCAGACAGGAATATTTCGGCGCGGCGGACGATGAGAGAGAGTCACCGCATATCAAAATGGAGGAGCGATGA
- the lepA gene encoding translation elongation factor 4 — MDNSQSHIRNFCIIAHIDHGKSTLADRILEFTGAVDPKNMKEQLLDGMDLERERGITIKMTAVRLEYKAKDGNTYELNLIDTPGHVDFAYEVSRSLAACEGAVLVVDACQGVEAQTLANANLAMNHNLEIIPVINKIDMERADPDRVADEIESVLAIDATDAILASAKMGIGTQDILEAIVTRVPPPSGDPAKPLRALIFDSHFDQYLGVVAYVRVVDGEIKPNMRIQMMASGKEFEIASVGIFKPDMVATDSLGAGEVGYITAGIKNVGDTRVGDTVTDASRHADKALPGYREVQPMVYCGLYPTDSQQYTGLRDALSKLQLNDAALTYQPESSAALGFGFRCGFLGLLHMEIVQERLEREFDLNLIATAPSVIYRVLRTNGEVIDIDNPNDLPEPTEIDAVEEPYVNASIIVPKDYVGVTIELCQERRGLYQSMDYPAADRVMILFKLPLAEILMDFFDALKSRTRGYASFDYEFADYEKSQLSKLNVLLNGDPVDALSFITHRDRAYTRAKVLVEKLRDVIPRQQYEIRVQAALGHKIIAAATVRPYRKNVTAKCYGGDITRKRKLLEKQKEGKKRMKSIGSVEVPQEAFMSVLKIGDDK, encoded by the coding sequence ATGGACAACTCTCAATCGCACATACGCAATTTTTGCATTATAGCTCACATAGACCACGGCAAGTCAACCTTAGCTGACCGCATACTCGAGTTTACCGGCGCGGTGGATCCCAAGAACATGAAAGAGCAGCTCCTGGACGGAATGGACCTGGAGCGCGAACGCGGGATCACGATCAAGATGACGGCAGTCCGGCTCGAATATAAGGCCAAGGATGGCAATACCTATGAGCTCAACCTTATCGATACGCCCGGTCACGTCGATTTTGCCTACGAAGTATCTCGCTCACTGGCTGCATGCGAGGGCGCGGTGCTGGTGGTAGACGCCTGCCAGGGTGTGGAGGCGCAGACACTCGCCAACGCCAACCTTGCGATGAACCACAACCTCGAGATCATCCCGGTGATCAACAAGATCGATATGGAACGCGCCGACCCGGATAGAGTGGCTGATGAGATCGAGAGCGTGCTTGCTATAGACGCGACCGACGCCATTTTGGCGAGCGCTAAAATGGGGATCGGCACACAGGATATACTCGAAGCGATTGTGACGAGGGTCCCGCCGCCGTCGGGCGACCCGGCAAAGCCACTGCGCGCGTTGATTTTTGATTCCCATTTCGACCAATACCTGGGAGTAGTGGCATATGTTCGTGTGGTCGACGGTGAGATCAAGCCCAACATGCGTATTCAGATGATGGCCAGCGGCAAGGAGTTTGAAATCGCGTCCGTCGGCATTTTCAAGCCCGATATGGTCGCTACGGATAGCCTTGGCGCGGGTGAGGTCGGATACATCACTGCCGGTATAAAAAACGTTGGGGATACTCGGGTCGGCGACACCGTAACCGACGCCTCTCGTCACGCCGACAAGGCTCTTCCGGGCTATCGCGAAGTGCAGCCGATGGTCTACTGCGGGCTCTACCCGACAGATTCACAGCAGTATACCGGTCTTCGCGACGCTCTATCCAAGCTCCAGCTCAACGATGCGGCTCTCACATATCAGCCTGAAAGCTCAGCCGCTCTCGGTTTCGGCTTTAGATGCGGATTTTTGGGGTTACTGCATATGGAGATAGTGCAGGAGCGCCTGGAGCGTGAGTTCGACCTAAACCTGATCGCTACAGCCCCCAGCGTTATCTATCGCGTGCTCAGGACTAACGGCGAAGTGATCGATATAGACAACCCCAACGACCTGCCAGAGCCGACTGAGATCGATGCAGTTGAGGAGCCTTACGTCAACGCGTCGATCATCGTGCCCAAGGACTATGTCGGCGTCACAATCGAGCTTTGCCAGGAGAGGCGCGGGCTGTATCAGTCCATGGATTATCCCGCTGCCGACCGAGTAATGATCCTCTTCAAGCTCCCCTTGGCTGAGATATTGATGGACTTTTTCGACGCGCTTAAGAGCCGCACGCGGGGATATGCGTCGTTCGACTACGAGTTCGCAGACTACGAAAAGTCTCAACTGAGCAAGCTCAACGTGTTGCTTAACGGCGACCCTGTGGACGCGCTCTCGTTCATAACTCACCGCGACCGTGCCTATACCCGTGCGAAGGTCCTCGTCGAAAAGCTGCGGGATGTGATCCCGCGCCAGCAATATGAGATCAGGGTGCAGGCAGCCCTGGGTCACAAGATAATAGCCGCGGCCACTGTCCGCCCATACCGCAAGAACGTCACTGCCAAGTGCTATGGCGGCGACATCACCCGAAAGCGCAAGCTCCTTGAAAAGCAGAAAGAGGGCAAGAAGCGCATGAAGTCCATAGGCAGCGTAGAGGTGCCTCAGGAGGCTTTCATGAGCGTGCTCAAGATAGGCGACGATAAGTAG
- a CDS encoding abortive infection family protein, producing MARDIVSKATRAEFREWLVGFYLREIEDIFNAAGVECDSDYEPCISGMRRSLVEQYYHSVDWTNWKQVQPVLDAYEQIMIHMPEDKRGNCEKLLLRDGLQFDGIRIARVQNRVVAEDKLQQIADSLELAIINEQVARLRGAIEDDPALAIGTAKELLESVCRGIAHECGHVLNGKEDIPSLVKLCLKSLRMAREDIEESKKGADARKQIASGLAAACQGITELRNVYGTGHGRGPNAVSAVTRDARLAVGTATTLGVFLAEVCEARRGLINSNA from the coding sequence ATGGCGAGAGACATTGTAAGCAAGGCCACACGCGCTGAATTCCGAGAGTGGTTAGTTGGTTTTTATCTTAGAGAAATCGAGGATATTTTTAATGCTGCTGGTGTAGAATGTGATTCTGACTATGAACCCTGCATATCAGGTATGCGGCGAAGTCTTGTTGAACAGTATTACCACTCTGTTGATTGGACAAATTGGAAGCAGGTTCAGCCTGTCTTGGATGCATATGAACAGATAATGATTCACATGCCGGAAGACAAACGAGGAAACTGCGAAAAGTTGCTCCTGCGTGATGGTCTTCAATTCGATGGTATACGTATAGCTCGAGTACAAAATAGGGTTGTGGCTGAGGACAAACTGCAGCAAATAGCCGATAGTCTGGAATTGGCCATTATCAATGAGCAAGTTGCACGATTACGGGGAGCCATTGAAGATGATCCTGCGCTTGCTATTGGCACCGCAAAAGAATTATTAGAGTCTGTATGCAGAGGAATAGCTCACGAGTGTGGTCATGTTCTGAATGGCAAAGAAGACATACCTTCGCTAGTTAAATTGTGTTTGAAGTCGTTGCGTATGGCACGTGAGGACATTGAGGAAAGTAAAAAAGGGGCAGATGCTCGAAAACAAATTGCGAGTGGCCTTGCTGCAGCATGCCAGGGAATTACTGAGCTTCGGAATGTATATGGCACCGGGCATGGACGTGGCCCAAATGCTGTTAGTGCTGTGACTCGGGATGCACGTCTGGCAGTGGGGACAGCGACAACTCTTGGCGTGTTTCTTGCAGAGGTGTGCGAAGCCAGACGAGGATTGATTAATTCTAACGCGTAA